The sequence gcgcggCGCCCGGAGGTGGACCAACCGCGGGatgtcgccgccggcgagcttcaactgccgcgagacggaggagtacgGCCGCTGTAGCGCGTCCTTCTCCTCCGCGAGATCTTCCTACGCCGGATCCTCCTCGTCCTCCGGCGCGGGCTTCCTCCCCGTGAGAGGGAGTGgtcggacgatgaggaggagccggAGCCTCCGGCGCCATTTGCCTTCGTCCCGgtgaaggaggagcccgaggagcccgctccgctcggccGCCGCGGAGTTGTCGGGCCCGAGGACTATGTCGCGGacttcgacgccgtcgccgccgccgtcgccgagcgGAGCGTGCGAGAGGAGGAGCGTCGGCGCCATGCGGAGGAGCTCAAAGCCCTCCAGTGGCGGCAGGCGGTCGCCGCCAACGAGAAGGCTGAGGAGTGGCGCCGCATCCGCGCGGAGCAGGCGGCGAAGTACATCGACctgtgcagctccggcgaggaggattgagcgtccggctcttccacggcgtcgtccatttgccgcgacctcgccgccgtcaGATCCGACCCCTCTATTACTAGTTTAATATGGTATGTAGTATAACTATGCTTGTAGTTTGTTTATCATGTAATGAACTATGTAGTATGTGATAAACTATGTTTGTGCAATTTTTTTCGCGAAagtgttttttcaaattatgcaggtttTGATACGGGTTCTTTTCGACCGCGCATGTTTTCGACCCGCAAACATGATCTTTTTGAAACCGCAAACGTGTTTTGCGGGTCGaatttttgcggggtctgctagaattGCTCTAATACGGGAAGAAGAACATTATGCCGGTGCCTCCCATTTTTCGATTTGAGTCGGCCCATGTCTGTTTCGAAGCTACTCCACATCACATAGGGGATAGATAGATATAAGCCAGTCGAAGGTTTGTAGCTCCGGTGTTATTTCAGGCATACGCAAGGTGAGTCGCCTCGCTTTTTCTCCAATGTAAAAAAGCTTCAAGGTTTGCGTTGGTCAAACATCGCCGCATCACTTCTACAAAAGCACGAGAAAACGCAAGTGCAGGTAATCGATATACGAACGCTCATAGGAGTATATTACAGTAAGAAGATAAACGAAGAGTACAGAGCCACACGCTCCGAGTCTGAGGACAAGACAAGAAACACCACGCGCCGAACACAACCAAACAAACACATCACGAGACGAGATCCACAGCACCAAAAACACAACCAAGCGCCGCAGCAGCTTCTGCCCGTTGGGGAGCGCCATGCATGTGCACGCGTGTCACACACAGTGGCGCATCCGCTCGCCGCTGGTCCACCGTGCCGGCCGGCATGGTCAGCGGCTGCCTGCGTGCCCCGGTGGGTGACCCCCACGCGCGTACGGACGTCCGCGCTGAGCTGCTCACGTTCACGTAGTACACACACAGCTACCTACCTACCATGATCCAGGACCCGTTGGAATCCTAGGCTTCTTCGTTTGGTCGGCCTCGTCGGCAGGCTAGGCGGCCatggcgggctgcggcggcggcggcgccgcccagATCTGCGCGTTCTTGACCTTGGAGACGCTGGCGAGCACGCCGAGCGGGGTCACGTCGCCCACCACCGTCACCTTCTTCGCCGCGAAGTCGATGCTGAACGTCCGAACACCTTCAGAAACAGACGCAGCTTGGTTATATGTATCTGCAATTTTACTGAACCTGAAGAGAAAGTTTACGGTGCTCACCTTCCATCTTGGCAAGGTGCTTCTTCACCTTGCCGACGCACGCTTTGCAGTGCAGGGACACCTTCAATACCACCACCTGCAACGATGACCAGCAAGTTAATTAAGGACAGAGCTTAATCGCTTCAGAGCAACCACATGATGTGCCGGCTTTCAACACTTTGAACCAAAAGAAGCGAAGATGCAACTCTGGAAGCAAGCTAGAAGAAGCAGTGTATACACAAACCGTGAATCTGTTTTGGAATACGTGTCCAGCAAATTAATCAATCATTTCCACACAAAAGACACTGTCTACAAGTACTTGTCATCATTGTATTTCCGCATCTTCGGCTTAAAGTTCAGATATCCAAATGAAATCACCCAATAAAATTAAGTACTCCTCTCCGGGTCTAACGCTGATATGATTACTGATGATTGCACCATCTCTACCTACTCTGTATATTCCTCTATCTTCTCTTTTTCTTATGAGGTATCAAGACGAGTGGAATCAAATCTTCAGAACGCAAGTGGTACGGCAAATAATCAGCGATGATTCACAACAGAACTGGAGAGTATCCTCACCTGCTCCTGCGTGTTGGTGCTCGTGTTCTTCACATCAGCAGCAGCAGCCGGCTCCTCCCTTCTGACATCACCACCACCCGGGGcagcggccggaggcggcgccgCAGCCGTGGCCACCTCCTGGATCTCGTCGACGGCGGCACAGCCGCTGAGCAGGAACCTTGTTGACCCGGCCGGGCTGGCGAGCTCGCCATTGGCAACGCCAGccctgtggtggtggtggtgctgctgccctTTCCTGCCGTCCTGCCTGTGGGCTCTGGGCTCGGCGGGGACCTGGAAGAGCGGGCTGGCGCCGGCCTTCTGCGGCCGGAAGATGGGCTGGCGCTCCAGGCTGGGGCATatggcggtggacgccggcgacgAGCACGAGAGGCTCCTCATGTCCTTGAAGAGCAGGGGAGCCATGGCGTGGCAGCGTGCAGCAGTGTCACCAGTCCAGCCCAGTTCAGTGGCAAGCAGCGCTGAGCTGAGCTATTTTGGATATGGTGGTGGCGCAGTGCAGTGTGCTGAGTGCAGCGGTGGTGCAAGGGAAAATGGTTTTATAGGAGGCCCTGCCACGCTGCTCCTGAGCTGCTCACATGGTGGATTGGCTGCTCCGGAGTTTTATTGCGcggcagaaagagagagagagagagcggtgaGAAAGTCGTGGGCGCGGCTCAGGCTTTCGGCTACGATTGCCGTGTTGATGGCTCACAAGCTTCAGTCGTACTGCTTCTCTCTGCATGCAGCAGTGGCGTCTGCATTTCCACCACGGAATGCCGTACCGCTATCGGCGAGTTAATATGGCGGTTGAGAGTGCTTGAGTTTGATGTAACGAGCAGTGAAAAAGTTCATTTTAAACCTTAAACTTGTAGAGCTTAGCTAAATCGAACCTTGAACTCTTAATCCCGGTTGTTGGCACACTAAACTTATCAATTCCGGTCCAAATCGAACCCTGGAGCTGTTTTTACGTCGGGAAAAAATATATCCCAAATGGGATAATTTGCCACTCTCACTGACTGACTTGGTCCACCTGTCATACTTATCTTCCACCTCAATTTCTGTCCTAATCCTGTACAGGCTACTAAAACTCACATGCTTGCAGCCTCCTTGGAGGATCGCCGGCGCTGCTCAGTATGGGGGACGTCGCTGCTGTTGTGTGCTTCCCCCGGTCACCTTTTATTTTGCTCTGGTATTCATTTGATGGTCAGACGATTAATCCCATTGCAAGGTTTGCACAAATGAGGAGCATCCGCACAACACAAAATAGAAAAGTGCCATGGTGCCTGCTCGCAATGTTGCCATGCTGCATGCTGCTAGCCTGCTACTCGCCATTGGAGTCTCGGCCATCGAGCTTGACCACGTTGGCGTTGACTATCAAAGACGCAGCCGGCGCGCTCTCCTGCCGCTCCACTTCTCCGTCGACGAGGCGCGCTTGCCGGAGGTTATCCCGTGGCAGCATCTCCAAAGCTCGAATCTGAGCCGTCATCTTTCGCTACCATTGCCCTGCAGCTAGCTCTGCATTGCCCCGTCCTCCTGCTGTGGTGTTGTGCTGCTCCAGATTGCTAAGTTTTTGTGCGTGCTCGCTACTGCCTGCTGTCGTGTGCGCTAGCTGTTGCCTTGCGCTGCAATCGCTGTATGCCTGCTGCCCGGGGCGGGTTGCTCGATCGGGATCGATTCGGGAGTCAAGAAGACAAAGAAATTGGGGAAGAAGATTAATATGACAcatgggcccagctgtcagtgagAATAGCATTTAATCCCAGTCTGTATTGTTACTTTCCCAGTGCACCAAACAGCTTCAAGGTTTGATTTAGACTGGGATTGATAAGTTCAATGTGCCAACGACCGGGATTCAGAGTTCAGGGTTCCATTTGGCTAAGCTCTACAAATTTAAGGTTTAAATTGGACTTTTTCCAACTAGCAGCGCTGAATTATTGACCCAATAATGCGTTTAAATGACTTGCTCCAGAGTGGTAATTCTCATCGAAAGTGAGAGAGCTTCACCGCCAAATGGGTTCAGATTGTACCGCTTCGTCATTGATTTGCTGTGTCTCATTTCATTTAATCATTTGCATCTGGATATATCCATCTTGTTCTTTCCTGAATAGTTCAGAAAGTGTGTATTCCGTCAAAAAAAATTCAGGGGAAATAATTAAGTGATGTGAGACGCAGGAAGGAAACGTTGCTATAACATCACGGTCAGGAATAATTCAAGGGGTTAATGCTCGTATATCCAAAGAGGAAAATGTTCGGGCGAATGGTCCTCCTGTGTCTGCTCGCCGCGCGTGTCATTGACTTGATGAACATCATATCTCTCACGAAACGGGAAACTTGATTGCACGAACCAAGACAACCACTGGGTGTCCGTGCATCGACACGTTTCGTTTTCTTAACGTTGGAAATGAAGAGTAGCAGTAAGAAAATTGGGGCCGAAAGTCCAATAATGGGGATTGTGGAAATAGTCATGGAGAGAAAAACTGAGAAGAACGTACGGGTTATTTCCATCATGTAGTCGTTGGTCAGCTACGTGTAACCCACGCCGACTCTCAAACCATCCGCAGCCGTTTGGATCGCGCGGTCCGGACGATTGCATGTGGTTTGAGATGTGTCCTGAAGGTTGTGGTAGATTTGAGATGTCATCCCCTACGTAGGTCCGTTTGACGGTCCGGATGCATTTTTCTCGCAGATTGGAGACAAACTGGGAGGGGGGCTTTGTTGGAGTCCGGATCGTGGCCACCCCTCACGTCTGACGATCGTAACCCACCCAAAACCCCTCTCCCGCGCCAGCAGAGGAAGAGCTATGTTGGGGCCAGGGGGGGCGCNNNNNNNNNNNNNNNNNNNNNNNNNNNNNNNNNNNNNNNNNNNNNNNNNNNNNNNNNNNNNNNNNNNNNNNNNNNNNNNNNNNNNNNNNNNNNNNNNNNNNNNNNNNNNNNNNNNNNNNNNNNNNNNNNNNNNNNNNNNNNNNNNNNNNNNNNNNNNNNNNNNNNNNNNNNNNNNNNNNNNNNNNNNNNNNNNNNNNNNNNNNNNNNNNNNNNNNNNNNNNNNNNNNNNNNNNNNNNNNNNNNNNNNNNNNNNNNACCAATTTTTGAAGAATTTTTTTTGGGAGACTTAGATTAGAACATTTTTAGCATTTGCCCCCCTCCAGACACTGATCATTTGTGTTTCGCCCCCCAGAGTTTTTCGGCT comes from Triticum aestivum cultivar Chinese Spring chromosome 5B, IWGSC CS RefSeq v2.1, whole genome shotgun sequence and encodes:
- the LOC123113968 gene encoding protein SODIUM POTASSIUM ROOT DEFECTIVE 2, which produces MAPLLFKDMRSLSCSSPASTAICPSLERQPIFRPQKAGASPLFQVPAEPRAHRQDGRKGQQHHHHHRAGVANGELASPAGSTRFLLSGCAAVDEIQEVATAAAPPPAAAPGGGDVRREEPAAAADVKNTSTNTQEQVVVLKVSLHCKACVGKVKKHLAKMEGVRTFSIDFAAKKVTVVGDVTPLGVLASVSKVKNAQIWAAPPPPQPAMAA